From a single Nissabacter sp. SGAir0207 genomic region:
- the cysI gene encoding assimilatory sulfite reductase (NADPH) hemoprotein subunit encodes MSDKHPGPLVVEGKLSDAERMKRESNFLRGTIANDLNDGLTGGFNGDNFLLIRFHGMYQQDDRDIRAERAAQKLEPRHAMMLRCRLPGGVMTPAQWLGIDKFAAESTLYGSIRITNRQTFQFHGILKPNVKPVHQLLNKLGLDALATANDVNRNVLCTSNPVESELHQEAYQWAKKISEHLLPRTRAYAEVWMDAEKVETTDEEPILGPTYLPRKFKTTVVIPPQNDVDLHANDLNFVAIADNGKLIGFNVLVGGGLSIEHGNKKTYARTASELGFIPLEHTLAVAEAVVTTQRDWGNRTDRKNAKTKYTLERVGVDTFKAEVEKRAGITFAAVRPYEFTGRGDRIGWVKGIDNQWHLTLFIENGRILDYPGRPLKTGLAQIARIHQGDFRLTANQNLIVAGVPESEKAKIEALAREHGLMDDSVTEQRKNSMACVSYPTCPLAMAEAERFLPEFVTKVEGIMHQHGVGDEHIVLRVTGCPNGCGRALLAEIGLVGKAINRYNLHLGGNRSGTRIPRMYRENISAEEILTLIDELVGRWAQERQPGEGFGDFTIRAGIIRPVLDPARDFWE; translated from the coding sequence ATGAGCGACAAACACCCTGGGCCTCTGGTTGTGGAAGGCAAACTGAGCGACGCCGAACGCATGAAGCGCGAAAGCAACTTCCTGCGTGGCACCATCGCCAACGATCTGAATGACGGCCTGACCGGCGGCTTCAATGGCGACAACTTCCTGCTGATCCGTTTCCACGGCATGTACCAGCAGGATGACCGTGACATCCGTGCCGAGCGTGCGGCACAGAAACTGGAACCGCGCCACGCGATGATGCTGCGTTGCCGCCTGCCGGGCGGCGTCATGACGCCCGCGCAGTGGCTGGGCATCGATAAGTTTGCCGCCGAGAGCACGCTCTACGGCAGCATCCGCATCACCAACCGCCAGACCTTCCAGTTCCACGGCATCCTGAAACCCAACGTGAAGCCGGTGCACCAGCTGCTCAACAAGCTGGGTCTGGACGCGCTGGCGACCGCCAATGACGTGAACCGCAACGTGCTCTGCACCTCCAACCCGGTGGAGTCCGAGCTGCATCAGGAAGCCTACCAGTGGGCGAAGAAGATCTCTGAGCACCTGCTGCCGCGCACCCGCGCCTATGCGGAAGTGTGGATGGACGCCGAGAAGGTGGAGACCACCGACGAGGAGCCGATCCTCGGCCCGACCTACCTGCCGCGTAAGTTCAAAACCACGGTGGTGATTCCGCCGCAGAATGACGTGGATCTGCACGCCAACGACCTCAACTTCGTGGCGATTGCTGACAACGGCAAGCTGATTGGCTTCAACGTGCTGGTGGGCGGTGGCCTGTCGATTGAGCACGGCAACAAGAAGACCTACGCGCGCACCGCCAGCGAGCTGGGCTTCATCCCGCTCGAGCACACCCTGGCAGTGGCGGAGGCGGTGGTGACCACCCAACGCGACTGGGGCAACCGTACCGACCGCAAAAACGCCAAGACCAAGTACACGCTGGAGCGTGTCGGCGTGGACACCTTCAAGGCTGAGGTGGAAAAACGCGCGGGCATCACCTTTGCCGCCGTGCGCCCCTATGAGTTCACCGGACGCGGCGACCGCATCGGCTGGGTGAAGGGCATCGACAACCAGTGGCACCTGACGCTGTTCATCGAAAATGGCCGCATCCTCGACTATCCGGGCCGCCCGCTGAAAACCGGCCTCGCGCAGATTGCGCGTATCCACCAGGGTGACTTCCGCCTGACCGCCAACCAGAACCTGATTGTCGCGGGCGTGCCGGAGTCAGAGAAGGCAAAAATTGAGGCGCTGGCGCGCGAGCACGGCCTGATGGATGACTCCGTCACCGAGCAGCGCAAAAACTCGATGGCCTGCGTCTCCTACCCAACCTGCCCGCTGGCGATGGCGGAGGCGGAGCGCTTCCTGCCGGAGTTCGTCACCAAGGTCGAGGGCATCATGCACCAGCACGGCGTGGGCGACGAGCACATCGTCCTGCGCGTCACCGGCTGCCCGAACGGCTGTGGCCGCGCGCTGCTGGCCGAGATTGGTCTGGTGGGCAAGGCGATCAACCGCTACAACCTGCATCTGGGCGGCAACCGCAGCGGCACGCGCATCCCGCGCATGTACCGTGAGAACATCAGCGCGGAAGAGATTCTGACGCTGATTGATGAGCTGGTGGGCCGCTGGGCGCAAGAGCGCCAGCCGGGCGAGGGCTTCGGTGACTTCACCATCCGTGCTGGCATTATCCGTCCGGTGCTCGATCCGGCCCGCGATTTCTGGGAGTAA
- the cysJ gene encoding NADPH-dependent assimilatory sulfite reductase flavoprotein subunit — MTTQAPPTSLLPLTPEQLARLQGAIGEFSPTQLAWLSGYFWGMVNQQPGAALPTAPAAPAASTITLISASQTGNARRLAEQLRDDLLAAKLTVNLVNAGDYKFKQIAQEKLLIIVASTQGEGEPAEEAVALHKFLFSKKAPKLNETAFAVFGLGDTSYERFCQAGKDFDSKLAELGAERLLDRVDADVEYQAVAEQWRKQIVEVLKARTPAEPAAAVQAAQSGAHNIVDSSPYTKEQPLTATLLMNQKVTGRNSDKDVRHIEIDLGDSGLRYQPGDALGVWFDNDPALVDELLGLVWLKGDESVEVEGKTLTLRDALIHHYELTQNTTVIVSNYAALARDETLNALLSDKPRLQHYAQNTPIVDMVRQAPMELNAEQLTGLLRPLTPRLYSIASSQAESEGEVHVTVGVVRYEIDGRPRTGGASGFLADRLEEEGELRVFIEHNDNFRLPADPETPVIMIGPGTGIAPFRAFMQQRDNDGAGGKNWLFFGNPHFTEDFLYQVEWQRYVKDGLLTNIDLAWSRDQAQKIYVQDKLRQKGAEVWRWIQEGAHIYVCGDANRMAKDVDRTLVELVAEHGGMDTESADEFLSELRLARRYQRDVY; from the coding sequence ATGACGACTCAGGCTCCACCCACTTCACTGCTCCCGCTCACGCCCGAGCAACTGGCACGCTTGCAAGGCGCCATCGGGGAGTTCTCCCCGACGCAGCTGGCGTGGCTCTCCGGCTACTTCTGGGGCATGGTTAACCAGCAACCGGGCGCGGCGCTGCCGACGGCCCCGGCTGCACCGGCTGCCAGCACCATTACATTGATCTCGGCCTCGCAGACCGGCAACGCGCGCCGTCTGGCGGAGCAACTGCGTGACGACCTGCTGGCCGCCAAGCTGACCGTGAATCTGGTCAACGCTGGCGACTACAAGTTCAAACAGATCGCGCAGGAGAAGCTGCTGATCATCGTGGCCTCCACCCAGGGTGAGGGCGAACCGGCGGAAGAGGCGGTGGCGCTGCACAAGTTCCTGTTCTCGAAAAAAGCGCCGAAGCTGAATGAGACGGCCTTTGCGGTGTTTGGGCTGGGTGATACCTCCTACGAGCGCTTCTGTCAGGCGGGCAAGGACTTCGACAGCAAGCTGGCCGAACTGGGCGCAGAGCGCCTGCTGGATCGCGTGGACGCTGACGTCGAGTATCAGGCGGTGGCCGAGCAGTGGCGCAAACAGATTGTTGAGGTGCTGAAGGCACGCACCCCGGCAGAGCCAGCCGCGGCCGTGCAGGCGGCGCAGAGCGGCGCGCACAACATTGTTGACTCCAGCCCCTACACCAAAGAGCAGCCGCTGACCGCGACCCTGCTGATGAACCAGAAGGTCACGGGCCGTAACTCCGACAAAGACGTGCGCCACATTGAGATTGACCTCGGCGACTCCGGCCTGCGCTACCAGCCGGGCGATGCCCTCGGCGTCTGGTTCGACAACGATCCGGCGCTGGTGGACGAGCTGCTGGGGCTGGTGTGGCTGAAAGGCGATGAGAGCGTGGAGGTCGAGGGCAAAACCCTGACGCTGCGTGACGCGCTGATCCACCACTACGAGCTGACGCAGAACACCACGGTGATCGTCAGCAACTACGCCGCGCTGGCACGTGACGAGACGCTGAATGCGCTGCTCAGCGACAAGCCGCGCCTGCAACACTATGCGCAGAACACGCCGATCGTTGACATGGTGCGTCAGGCGCCGATGGAGCTGAACGCCGAGCAACTGACCGGCCTGCTGCGCCCGCTGACGCCACGCCTCTACTCCATCGCCTCGTCGCAGGCGGAGAGCGAGGGCGAGGTACACGTCACCGTCGGCGTAGTGCGCTACGAAATTGATGGCCGCCCGCGTACCGGCGGTGCCTCTGGCTTCCTGGCGGATCGCCTCGAAGAGGAGGGCGAGCTGCGGGTGTTCATTGAGCACAACGACAACTTCCGCCTGCCGGCTGACCCGGAGACCCCGGTGATCATGATTGGCCCCGGCACCGGCATCGCGCCGTTCCGCGCCTTCATGCAGCAGCGTGACAACGACGGTGCCGGCGGCAAAAACTGGCTGTTCTTCGGCAACCCGCACTTCACCGAGGACTTCCTCTATCAGGTGGAGTGGCAGCGCTACGTGAAAGATGGCCTGCTGACCAACATCGATCTGGCATGGTCACGCGATCAGGCCCAGAAGATCTATGTGCAGGACAAGCTGCGCCAGAAGGGCGCGGAGGTGTGGCGCTGGATCCAGGAGGGCGCGCACATCTACGTCTGTGGCGATGCCAACCGCATGGCCAAGGATGTTGACCGCACACTGGTAGAGCTGGTGGCGGAGCATGGCGGCATGGACACCGAGTCAGCCGATGAATTTTTAAGTGAGCTGCGCCTTGCGCGCCGTTATCAGCGAGATGTGTACTAA
- the queD gene encoding 6-carboxytetrahydropterin synthase QueD, translating to MVTTLFKDFQFEAAHRLPHVPEGHKCGRLHGHSFMVRLEITGEVDAHTGWVMDFSELKAMFKPTWERLDHHYLNDIPGLENPTSEVLAKWIWDELKPQLPILSAVLVKETCTAGCIYKGE from the coding sequence ATGGTAACCACGCTGTTTAAAGATTTTCAATTTGAAGCCGCCCACCGGCTTCCCCACGTACCGGAAGGCCATAAATGCGGGCGCCTGCACGGCCACTCATTTATGGTACGTCTGGAGATCACCGGCGAAGTGGATGCGCATACCGGCTGGGTGATGGACTTCTCCGAGTTGAAGGCAATGTTCAAGCCCACCTGGGAGCGTCTGGATCATCACTATCTGAATGATATTCCCGGTCTGGAGAACCCAACCAGCGAAGTGCTGGCAAAATGGATTTGGGACGAACTGAAGCCGCAACTGCCGATCCTGAGCGCCGTGCTGGTTAAAGAGACCTGCACCGCCGGCTGCATCTATAAGGGCGAATAA
- a CDS encoding DUF2235 domain-containing protein, with translation MSKNIVFCADGTWNGIRTDDNHDGQFELTNVLKLYKSLQGIPEDLDSNPEEQEKLLTEGQEVIQVAKYIHGVGDTSNWLIRNLEGIFGGGTIQRIVRGYTFISRHYQPGDKIFLIGFSRGAYTARALAGMIASQGLLDAGKLNLADESEDHKAQAYRWGTAVWSQFREQAKGEKSWQEKLASIKHGLPGFASERVNPDAMIYNVPIEMVAVFDTVGALGIPHYEDEDTRVDLFRFADTTLSQRVRLGRHAISLDEQRLDFTPVLWEARQGIQQVLFPGVHSDVGGGYPEEESGLSNGAYGWMHEELEQAGVKLRPHHYQADACAICHCPWFDKAIYKTGHRELTTPLKKSLPYLAEGNYTLAVHQSVVARRAGKEIWFQDPKTGKKLAGPYQSAFLDSFIDDPEIMVMPVHE, from the coding sequence ATGAGTAAAAATATAGTTTTCTGTGCCGACGGTACATGGAACGGTATCCGCACTGATGATAACCATGACGGGCAATTTGAACTCACCAATGTCCTGAAGCTGTATAAGAGCCTGCAAGGGATACCCGAGGATCTGGACAGTAACCCAGAGGAGCAGGAGAAACTGCTGACGGAGGGGCAAGAGGTGATTCAGGTGGCCAAATATATCCACGGCGTCGGTGACACCAGCAATTGGCTGATTAGAAATTTGGAGGGAATCTTTGGCGGCGGCACCATCCAGCGGATTGTGCGCGGCTACACCTTTATCAGCCGCCACTACCAGCCCGGCGACAAAATCTTCCTGATCGGTTTTAGCCGCGGGGCCTACACCGCCCGGGCACTGGCGGGCATGATCGCCTCACAGGGGTTGCTGGACGCGGGCAAACTCAATCTGGCAGATGAAAGTGAAGACCATAAAGCACAGGCCTACCGCTGGGGAACCGCCGTCTGGTCTCAATTCCGCGAGCAGGCCAAAGGGGAGAAATCCTGGCAGGAGAAGCTGGCCTCCATCAAGCATGGGCTGCCGGGGTTTGCCTCCGAGCGTGTCAATCCTGATGCCATGATCTATAACGTGCCGATTGAGATGGTGGCGGTCTTCGACACCGTGGGCGCGCTCGGCATCCCGCATTATGAGGATGAGGACACCAGAGTCGATCTCTTCCGCTTCGCCGATACCACGTTAAGCCAGCGCGTCAGGTTGGGGCGTCATGCCATCTCGCTGGATGAGCAGCGGCTGGACTTTACCCCAGTGCTATGGGAGGCGCGGCAGGGCATTCAGCAGGTGCTGTTCCCCGGCGTGCACTCAGATGTTGGCGGCGGTTACCCGGAAGAGGAGAGCGGGTTATCGAACGGTGCCTACGGTTGGATGCATGAAGAGCTGGAGCAGGCTGGGGTGAAGTTGCGTCCACACCACTATCAGGCGGACGCCTGCGCGATCTGCCACTGCCCGTGGTTTGACAAGGCGATCTACAAAACCGGCCATCGGGAATTGACCACGCCCCTGAAAAAGAGTCTGCCCTACCTCGCGGAGGGTAACTACACCCTGGCGGTGCACCAGTCAGTGGTTGCGCGGCGGGCGGGCAAGGAGATTTGGTTCCAGGATCCCAAGACAGGCAAAAAGCTTGCTGGCCCCTACCAATCGGCGTTTCTGGACAGCTTTATTGATGACCCGGAGATTATGGTGATGCCAGTGCATGAGTGA
- the queE gene encoding 7-carboxy-7-deazaguanine synthase QueE has protein sequence MQYPINEMFQTLQGEGYFTGVPAIFVRLQGCPVGCSWCDTKHTWDKLADREVALDEILVKTVETDAWGAATTEDLLAVIERNGYTARHIVITGGEPCIYDLGPLTLLLEKSGFTCQIETSGTHEVRCSPNTWVTVSPKVNMRGGMAVLDQALKRADEIKHPVARERDIEALDALLARLHDEKHRIVALQPISQKEEATRLCIETCIARNWRLSMQTHKYLNIA, from the coding sequence ATGCAGTACCCGATTAATGAGATGTTCCAAACCCTGCAAGGGGAAGGCTACTTTACCGGCGTGCCAGCCATTTTTGTTCGCTTGCAAGGATGCCCGGTGGGATGCAGTTGGTGCGACACCAAACACACCTGGGACAAGTTGGCCGATCGGGAAGTGGCGCTGGATGAGATTCTGGTCAAAACCGTGGAGACCGACGCATGGGGCGCGGCCACCACCGAGGATCTGCTGGCGGTGATTGAGCGCAACGGCTACACCGCCCGCCACATCGTGATCACCGGCGGCGAGCCGTGCATCTACGATCTTGGCCCGCTGACGCTGCTGCTGGAGAAGAGCGGCTTCACCTGCCAGATTGAGACCAGCGGCACCCATGAGGTGCGCTGCTCGCCTAATACGTGGGTAACGGTTTCGCCGAAGGTCAATATGCGCGGCGGCATGGCGGTGCTCGATCAGGCGCTCAAGCGTGCCGACGAGATCAAGCACCCGGTGGCGCGTGAGCGTGACATTGAGGCGCTGGATGCCCTGCTGGCGCGGCTGCATGATGAGAAGCACCGTATCGTGGCGCTGCAACCCATCAGCCAGAAAGAGGAAGCCACCCGCCTCTGTATTGAGACCTGCATTGCGCGCAACTGGCGGTTGTCGATGCAGACCCACAAATACCTCAATATCGCCTGA
- the eno gene encoding phosphopyruvate hydratase, protein MSKIVKVIGREIIDSRGNPTVEAEVHLEGGFVGLAAAPSGASTGSREALELRDGDKSRFLGKGVTKAVAAVNGPIAQAVTGKDAKDQANIDKIMIELDGTENKSNFGANAILAVSLAAAKAAAASKGMPLYEHIAELNGTPGKFSMPLPMMNIINGGEHADNNVDIQEFMIQPVGAKNVKEAIRMGSEVFHNLAKVLKSKGMNTAVGDEGGYAPNLGSNAEALAVIAEAVKAAGYELGKDITLAMDCAASEFYKDGKYVLAGEGNKAFTSEEFTHFLEDLTKQYPIVSIEDGLDESDWDGFAYQTKVLGDKIQLVGDDLFVTNTKILKEGIEKGIANSILIKFNQIGSLTETLAAIKMAKDAGYTAVISHRSGETEDATIADLAVGTAAGQIKTGSMSRSDRVAKYNQLIRIEEALGNRAPFNGLKEVKGQ, encoded by the coding sequence ATGTCCAAAATCGTTAAAGTCATCGGTCGCGAAATCATCGACTCCCGTGGTAACCCGACGGTAGAAGCTGAAGTGCATCTGGAAGGTGGTTTCGTAGGTCTGGCGGCTGCGCCGTCAGGTGCCTCTACCGGTTCCCGCGAAGCGCTGGAACTGCGTGACGGTGACAAATCCCGTTTCCTGGGTAAAGGCGTCACCAAGGCGGTAGCCGCGGTTAACGGCCCGATCGCACAGGCCGTGACCGGCAAAGATGCCAAAGATCAGGCTAACATCGACAAGATCATGATCGAGCTGGACGGCACTGAGAACAAATCTAACTTCGGTGCAAACGCCATTCTGGCGGTTTCCCTGGCTGCTGCCAAAGCTGCCGCCGCGTCCAAAGGCATGCCGCTGTACGAACACATTGCTGAACTGAACGGCACACCGGGTAAATTCTCCATGCCGCTGCCGATGATGAACATCATCAACGGTGGTGAACACGCTGACAACAACGTCGACATCCAAGAGTTCATGATTCAGCCGGTTGGCGCGAAGAACGTGAAAGAAGCCATCCGTATGGGTTCTGAAGTGTTCCACAACCTGGCTAAAGTGCTGAAATCCAAAGGCATGAACACCGCTGTGGGCGACGAAGGTGGCTACGCGCCGAACCTGGGTTCCAACGCCGAAGCTCTGGCTGTGATCGCGGAAGCGGTAAAAGCAGCAGGCTACGAGCTGGGCAAAGACATCACCCTGGCGATGGACTGCGCGGCCTCTGAGTTCTACAAAGATGGCAAATACGTGCTGGCTGGCGAAGGCAACAAAGCCTTCACCTCCGAAGAGTTCACCCACTTCCTGGAAGATCTGACCAAACAGTACCCGATCGTCTCCATCGAAGATGGCCTGGACGAATCTGACTGGGACGGTTTCGCCTACCAGACCAAAGTGCTGGGCGACAAAATCCAGCTGGTGGGCGACGACCTGTTCGTCACCAACACCAAGATCCTGAAAGAAGGCATCGAGAAAGGCATCGCTAACTCCATCCTGATCAAGTTCAACCAGATCGGTTCCCTGACCGAAACCCTGGCTGCGATCAAAATGGCGAAAGATGCAGGCTACACCGCGGTTATCTCCCACCGTTCTGGTGAGACCGAAGATGCCACCATCGCTGACCTGGCAGTAGGTACAGCAGCAGGCCAGATCAAGACCGGTTCCATGAGCCGTTCTGACCGCGTTGCCAAGTACAACCAGCTGATCCGTATCGAAGAAGCGCTGGGCAACCGTGCGCCGTTCAACGGTCTGAAAGAGGTGAAAGGCCAGTAA
- the pyrG gene encoding glutamine hydrolyzing CTP synthase: MTTNYIFVTGGVVSSLGKGIAAASLAAILEARGLNVTIMKLDPYINVDPGTMSPTQHGEVFVTEDGAETDLDLGHYERFIRTKMSRRNNFTTGRIYSDVLRKERRGDYLGATIQVIPHITNAIKERIIEGGEGHDVVLVEIGGTVGDIESLPFLEAIRQMAVDVGREHTLYMHLTLVPYMAAAGEVKTKPTQHSVKELLSIGIQPDVLICRSDRAVPANERAKIALFCNVPEKAVISLKDVDSIYKIPALLKSQGLDDYICKRFSLNAPEANLAEWEQVIYEEANPGGEVTIGMIGKYVELPDAYKSVIEALKHGGLKNRLTVNIKLIDSQDVETRGEEVLKDLDAILIPGGFGYRGVEGKVAAARYARENNIPYLGICLGMQVALMEFARHVAGMENANSTEFVPDCKYPVVALITEWRDEDGNVEVRDEKSDLGGTMRVGGQPCHLTENSLVRQLYGEPTIVERHRHRYEVNNMLLKQIEAAGLRVAGLSADKKLVEIIEVPNHPWFVACQFHPEFTSTPRDGHPLFAGFVKAAGEYQKRQVK; encoded by the coding sequence ATGACAACTAATTATATTTTTGTGACCGGCGGGGTCGTCTCCTCTCTGGGTAAAGGCATTGCCGCAGCCTCTCTGGCGGCTATTCTCGAAGCCCGTGGCCTCAACGTTACCATCATGAAGCTGGACCCGTATATCAACGTGGATCCGGGCACAATGAGCCCAACTCAGCATGGTGAGGTTTTCGTTACCGAAGACGGCGCAGAAACTGACCTCGATTTAGGTCACTACGAACGCTTTATCCGCACCAAAATGTCTCGCCGCAACAACTTCACCACCGGCCGCATCTACTCTGATGTGCTGCGCAAAGAGCGCCGTGGTGACTATCTGGGCGCGACCATTCAGGTTATCCCGCACATCACCAACGCCATCAAAGAGCGCATCATTGAGGGTGGCGAAGGCCACGACGTGGTGCTGGTCGAGATCGGCGGCACCGTCGGCGACATCGAGTCCCTGCCGTTCCTGGAAGCCATCCGCCAGATGGCAGTGGACGTGGGCCGCGAGCACACCCTCTACATGCACCTGACGCTGGTGCCGTACATGGCGGCGGCCGGTGAAGTGAAGACCAAGCCGACCCAGCACTCCGTGAAAGAGCTGCTCTCCATCGGTATCCAGCCCGACGTGCTGATCTGCCGTTCTGACCGTGCCGTGCCGGCCAACGAGCGTGCGAAAATCGCATTGTTCTGTAACGTCCCGGAAAAAGCGGTTATCTCCCTAAAAGATGTTGATTCGATTTATAAAATCCCGGCGCTCTTGAAATCACAGGGCCTGGACGATTATATTTGTAAACGATTCAGCTTGAACGCGCCGGAAGCCAACCTGGCCGAGTGGGAGCAGGTGATCTACGAAGAGGCCAACCCAGGCGGCGAAGTGACCATCGGTATGATCGGCAAGTACGTGGAACTGCCGGATGCCTATAAGTCGGTGATTGAGGCGCTCAAACATGGCGGCCTGAAGAATCGCCTGACGGTCAACATCAAGCTGATTGACTCGCAGGACGTGGAGACGCGTGGCGAAGAGGTGCTGAAGGATCTGGACGCCATCCTGATCCCTGGCGGCTTCGGCTACCGCGGCGTGGAAGGCAAAGTGGCCGCCGCCCGTTATGCGCGTGAGAACAATATTCCTTACCTGGGCATCTGCCTGGGGATGCAGGTGGCACTGATGGAGTTCGCCCGCCACGTGGCCGGGATGGAGAACGCCAACTCCACCGAATTTGTGCCAGACTGTAAGTACCCGGTGGTCGCGTTGATCACCGAGTGGCGCGATGAAGACGGCAACGTTGAAGTGCGCGATGAGAAGAGTGATTTGGGCGGGACCATGCGCGTTGGGGGGCAACCGTGCCACCTGACCGAGAACAGTCTGGTTCGCCAGCTGTACGGCGAGCCGACGATTGTTGAGCGCCACCGCCACCGTTATGAGGTGAACAACATGCTGTTGAAGCAGATCGAAGCGGCGGGCCTGCGGGTTGCCGGTCTCTCTGCTGACAAAAAGCTGGTGGAGATCATTGAGGTGCCGAACCACCCGTGGTTCGTGGCATGTCAATTCCACCCGGAATTTACGTCAACGCCGCGTGATGGTCACCCGTTGTTTGCGGGCTTCGTCAAAGCCGCCGGTGAGTATCAGAAGCGCCAGGTAAAATAA
- the mazG gene encoding nucleoside triphosphate pyrophosphohydrolase, whose protein sequence is MTEMSPLERLLALMKTLRDPQHGCPWDRAQTFDTIAPYTLEETYEVLDAIQRRDYADLRDELGDLLFQVVFYAQMGSEQGLFSFDEICDAISDKLERRHPHLFGGDSAAPSLARWEQAKAQERAEKSLHSAMDDIPEALPALMRAHKIQKRCAAVGFDWTTLGPVVDKVHEEIDEVMHEAQQAVVDQEKLGEEIGDLLFATVNLSRHLGHKAENALQAANRKFARRFREVEAILRTQGMSTDEATLEQMEAAWQQVKRNER, encoded by the coding sequence ATGACCGAGATGTCCCCGCTTGAACGCCTGCTTGCCCTGATGAAAACCCTGCGCGACCCGCAACACGGCTGCCCGTGGGATCGGGCGCAGACCTTCGACACCATCGCCCCCTACACGCTGGAGGAGACCTACGAGGTGCTGGACGCCATCCAGCGCCGTGACTACGCCGATCTGCGCGACGAGTTGGGCGATCTGCTGTTCCAGGTGGTGTTCTACGCCCAGATGGGCAGCGAGCAGGGGCTGTTCAGCTTCGATGAGATTTGTGATGCCATCAGTGACAAACTGGAGCGCCGCCACCCGCACCTGTTTGGCGGCGACAGCGCCGCGCCGTCTCTGGCGCGCTGGGAGCAGGCCAAGGCGCAGGAGCGGGCAGAGAAGTCGCTGCACTCGGCGATGGATGACATCCCTGAGGCACTGCCGGCGCTGATGCGCGCCCACAAGATCCAGAAACGCTGCGCGGCGGTGGGCTTTGACTGGACAACTCTCGGCCCGGTGGTGGACAAGGTGCATGAGGAGATTGATGAGGTGATGCACGAGGCGCAGCAGGCGGTGGTGGATCAGGAGAAGCTGGGCGAGGAGATTGGCGACCTGCTGTTCGCCACCGTCAACCTGTCACGTCACCTTGGCCACAAGGCGGAGAACGCGTTGCAGGCCGCCAACCGCAAATTTGCCCGCCGCTTCCGCGAGGTCGAGGCGATCCTGCGCACCCAGGGCATGAGCACCGACGAGGCGACGCTGGAGCAGATGGAGGCGGCCTGGCAGCAGGTCAAACGCAACGAGCGCTGA